The proteins below come from a single Zhouia spongiae genomic window:
- a CDS encoding shikimate kinase, producing MNIVLLGYMGSGKSAVGKFLAKDTTLEFLDLDDFIEKKEGMSIPEIFSTKGEIYFRKKEGDYLKEVLECQKNKVISLGGGTPCYGRNMDVISDATENVYYLKASVDILVDRLMKEKDHRPLIKDLDEEELPEFIKKHLFERNFYYLRAKHIVAVDGKSVAGVSGEIRKTLV from the coding sequence ATGAATATTGTATTACTTGGATATATGGGATCGGGGAAATCTGCTGTGGGTAAATTTTTGGCAAAAGATACCACCTTGGAATTTTTGGACCTCGATGATTTTATCGAAAAAAAAGAAGGAATGTCTATTCCTGAAATTTTTTCAACCAAAGGAGAAATCTATTTTAGAAAGAAAGAAGGGGATTATCTGAAAGAGGTACTGGAGTGTCAAAAAAACAAGGTCATTTCGTTAGGCGGAGGGACACCATGTTATGGCCGCAATATGGATGTGATATCTGATGCTACGGAAAATGTTTATTATTTAAAGGCCTCTGTCGATATACTGGTAGACAGGTTGATGAAAGAAAAGGATCATAGACCCCTGATAAAAGATCTGGATGAGGAAGAATTGCCCGAGTTTATAAAAAAGCATTTGTTTGAGCGTAATTTTTATTATTTACGGGCAAAACATATTGTTGCTGTAGATGGTAAATCTGTAGCAGGAGTTTCCGGAGAAATCCGGAAA